CACATTGAAATACGAAATTCACATTGAAAATAAGTTGAACTACAAATTTATTTATACACAAATCCATGGTGGCTGTTTTTTATGTGTACGATAAcattatttgtcaaaaatatgcTAGTTGTAGCCTTTAACCATTAGGAGGTGATTTGGAAGATAAAAAAGCTTACTGCTAAAAAGGATGTGTCGTTCCATACGGCTCTCTCGAGTCTTCGCTTAGCCCTACTACCAAGAAATATGGGTTTCGTCCTCAATGCTTCTAACAGGTTCATGTCCAGCATCACTTTGTTAGTGCCTGTTGTATCTGGATTGTACCTTGATCTTTCTGACCCTTTCAGATCATATACCCTGGATATCTTTCTGTTGTAAAAGAGATTCTCCATTATCATTACATCTATCCTGGTTTCTTTCCCACCTTTAGGGTATTTGATAGTGACCTGAAAAGCCAACCAAGATAAAACTATAAGCATAGAAGTTTCCAGTTACAAATAACTCTGAAGCTCGCACATGAAAACCAAAGAATGGGCTGAGCTCTCACCTGATATAAACCAAGAATTTTGGCAAGGCAAGTCGGCCCTCCCGGGTTCAAGGAATCCATAAGGTATTTGAAGTATTGCGGAGCGAATTCCTCGAAAGAATCCAATTCTGTCTTCGTGACTTGTTTAATAATGAACCTTTCGTCCAACGACTTGGCGAAGTATACATTACTTTTCCCTCCTTGTGCTCTCCATCTCTGGCAACGACTCAAAGATCTCAAGAAATCAACTTCATTGGAGCAGCACTTTTTCCTAAGTGCTTCGAACTGCTTCGCGAAATAGCAAGTGACAGAAAAATTCACTCTACCTCCAGCACCCAAAGAGTCATCACCAAAAGAAATCTGAAAGTGTGAAGATTTCTTGGGGTCCCGGATAAGAGAACCAAGGGAAGATGTAGCATCTTCGGACATATAACTAGCATAATTGATATAATCCAAGTCCAGAGAACCCCATGCATTAAAGCTAGATGTAGCCAAATCTTCTCTGCTTTTCTCGCGAGCAGCAGTCAAGCTAGCATCTTGCAGGTCCGACTTCCCGGAAACCCAATCTTCATGTTCCTTAGAGCTAAGAGCATAGGATATTATGCTAGAGTATTCATTGTCATAAACAGCAATAACTCTGTCACCATTATGTGTTTGGGGAAGCAGCAACCGAGCACCTTCGGCTATGTGAGAACACGAGGAGATGAATGATGGTGTGGCGCTCAGTATCAAATTTAGCCTCTGTGCCTCCCACGGCAACATTTGAAAGTAACTTTGAAAAACATTAGAGACAGGGTCCCTAACCATATTCTTGTATTCTCCGGAAGCATGAAAAGATCTGAGTGTTGATAAATGTAATGAGGAGGGCAAGACTTTCTTGATTCTTTCCTGGACTCTTAATGCTGAATCAAAAGAATGAACTCTGATTGGTTGCATCAACCTTCTAAAAGGAGGGTTATCATTTGGAAAAGAATGCCGAACAGATCCTGCTGGTAAAACACTGGATTGTGCTGTATGAAGTGGTTCAACTTTTGTACGAGGTTGCTCGGTTCCTGTCCCAGTCCACGCAGAATCTATTTTCTCAGAAAGATTGGATTCCCTGTGCGGAAAGCACTCAGATAATGCTCTGTTGACAACAACTTCACCATCCGAGTGTGTTTCCTCTTCATCACGATGGCATGTTAATGCTTCAGAAGTACAAGGTCCAAGTGAGTCATCAGGTTCTCCAACCATATGAACTTCATCGGGCTCATGCAATTTTAAAGGCCGATGATTATCTTGCTGAGACACATTATCCACATTCCGATCCTTGTGAAACGAATCAATGCCTGGTTCTTTTACCTCTGGGCATGATTCATTTTCCTGTTTACCCTTGAAACGACGACTTCTTTTGATATGAGAGTCCAACGAGTATAATCGGTGATCCCAGACATATGAACCAATTAGAAGTGAACGTCTCAAGCCATTTAGTTCAAGAATGTCTACAGCCATCTTCCCCGGTAGCGGAGTCTCTAAAGTTGATAGTAGCACATTCTATATTATAAGAACAGAAGAGGAAGTTAGAGAAAAAGTACATGCATCAATAAAATGTATTAACAACGAGATTTGGCGCCAGATATCAATTAATTTCCTCACGTGATAATCTTTTCTATCTCTTTGAAGCATATCTTTCAGCTCCAGTATGTTATGATGAATTTCGCACGTATCTGACAGCTCATTTCCCATGACATGAGAGGTAACACTTCTTTCAAGCCGATCAAGTGCATCCGATATCTCCACATACAATGTTTCCACTTTCCGAAAAAGCTGTACAGAAGGACGAAAAAAGAAAGGTTAAAATTTTCATATCAAAGGGTAGATCAACTATAACTTACAATTAACCAAGATTATATATTTCAGCACCACTTTTAAAGTAGTACTGCAAATATTGTTAGTAGGCTTTTCAAATATCACCTCTCCTGCCTCCTTTCTAGTCCAGTCCTCTTGATTGTGGCCGAATTCTAACACAGATGGGGGCAGATGGACAGATAGAATATCAATAGGGGAATACCGGAAGAAAGCAACCATACTCCCATACCTGTTAAATTTGGTTGTTCATCAACTTTCTAGTATTAATAACCAAAATAAGTAACATACATAAAAAGAATTGTCAATTAGAGATTCTTGTATGGATGACTTACCCGTAAAAACGGAGGCAGTCCCTCTGCAAAGAATGTCCACAGGTTGCAACCCGATTAGCAGTTGCATGGTTTGAAAAGCTAAGTTCCAGAAACTTTCCAAAAGACAACCCCCAAGCAGCATCTGACATAACAACTCTGCGAGTTGCTGGTGGAACTCCATCTACGAGAGGACACCTGAGACATCGGTGCCACATCCAAATCTTACCATCTTTTTCCCCTGGTAATTTCACCGAGGGAAGGCGCCTCACATTGATTGTAAGATTTCCCTGTTGGTGTGTAAAACAAAGGACGTGTGCATCTGCTGGCTCTTTACAAAACTGGCAGCAAGATGTCTGAAAAAGAAATGCAATTTACTTATTATTTCATTCATAAATAACATGGAACTATTGAAAGTAGCAGGAAAAACAAGCATGACTAACCAGATCAAAGAGATCATCACGAAGATACCTCCCAAGTGGCTTATCAAAAGAGCCGTAGAATTTTATGCGCAGCAACCTATTGCGTTCACATACCGTCCCTTTTGATACACAATGACTGGAGAAGTACACCAATATGCTCTGATTACTCTCTGTGGCAGAAAAGTATTCACCTGAGAACTCGTCCTCATTAACCTTGTCTCTTGTCATGTCAACAACTTCACCATGCTCCCTCTCCTCTTGAACCATGGTTTCTTGCAATTCTTCTTGCGAAAGGTCCCTTGTGCTGAACAAAGTGTCCCCCTCCAATTCATTACAATTATTCAAATAGTCTGGTCGCGCAGTCAGATTAGAAGTCAAATTACTACAGCATGAATCTGAGAGTACATTCTCAGTACTACTATAATCCACCATGGTGCTTGTGTATGAATGAAAATTATGGTCATCAAGATGCTTTGATGGTGAGTCCAAACTTCCAAGCTTTTTAGAATCAAGATCAGCATCAGCCTCCGAGTGGCACATGCTTGAAGGGAGTGAGTTAGAAATATCAGCATCAATTGCTGCAATCTCAGGCATGTCCATTGAGTGCTTTACTATCATTTTGGGAAGGGTAGCACCTTCATCAGCAAGGAATGAGGTCTCAAGAGATAAATGATAAGCTGCAAAAACTGCAAATTGCACagcatgtttaattttctttagaTCTGCACGGTTCGTTCCCTTCAGTAAAACCTACAAGAACCAAAATCAaaattagattgcattgcacacAACCATGCCATCCTGTGATTTTACAAAACAAggagacataaaaaaaaaatggaacttACAGTACATCCCAATCGCCGAGGACAACCTTCAAAAAACATCAATGTTTTGGATGGCTTCTTTTGAAAATTAGTAGCAGTCTCATGATCTTCAACCATTTTGTCTAAGCGGAACAGATCACAGTGCCCCACTCGTGCTTTGGATAAACTATCCACTGATGGAGTGATATGAGCACCAGTGCAGCGAGCTATTCGCTCGAGCAAAGGCCTTTTAACATTCAACACCAGGGAGATTTCCTTTGCTAGCAAATATTGTTGAGCACATGAAGCTACACTTCTTTCTACCAGCAAAACATTTGGTCGAAGAGcttcaattttcgaaattatCATCTTGAGATGATCATTTTCCTGCCCACAATCACAAAATTCATAAGTTCTTTCAAGGGAGAAAATTTTAACAGGGAGAAAAATAATCCATACAGAAATAAAGAACGCACCTGCTGCAACAATGTATCAAAAGAAGCAAGTTGATTTGGAACCTTCTGATACTCCAGTGCTCCTGCTAAAAGGAGCAGCCTAGGCTTTTTGTATTGAGAGGTCATGCGCTTATGCTTAATATTTTTTGTACAAACAACTCCTTTTATAAGGGTGCTGCAAAATAGAAGTCAACAATTTAGTGGTTAATCACAAAAGATGTGCTTATCCACATCATATATAGGCAAAATTAGAACACATTACCTCTCACTCGGGCTTCCAGATGCTACACATTTGACCTTTACATAATCGCCAGGATCCATACTGCCGCCTCGGCTAGTATCTGGTCTGACAAAGTTAGCAGCCTGCCACGCAATCGTTGCCACTATGTCAAGCCAGTCCTCAGGATCATTTTCCTTACCAAGTTTAATTCCCTCTCCTTGTAAAAGCTGTGAAACAAGAGCTCTAAAATGCCCCTGTATGACAGCTTTTAAAGGTTCTTTATTTCCCTCATTTTGCTTCTCCTTTGTGGGAAATATGTTAGATAAACTGCTACTGGATGAGAAGATGGCACCAGAGTCACCAATATCATCATCCTCATCGTCGTATGCGAAAAAATTGCTTTCGGCATCGTCATTTTCATCTTCAGGTGCTGGCGGGAACCAGATAAGACCGTTGTTTTCAAAATCCAATGGCCTCTGTGAATTCTCATTCTGATTCCGGAAAATTGACAAGTCATCAGAAAAATAAGCAGTATTATATGCATAATCAGTCCCTTGTTCAGGCTTTCTTAATACAGCCGTGCTTTGTTGACTAAAGGGACCATCATGTTGCGAGCCAGGGATTTTCTCTTGCCCCTTCTGTACAAGGAGCCCAACCCGACTAGAAGTAAAATCATTCCTAGAAGGGCTATCTGAAGGACTTGATCCCACAGAATTATAGTTGTAAGTGTCATGTCTAGCACTAAAGCTACTTGAATCTATATCTGAATAATTGTCACAATATGTACGTGATCGCCTATGAAAGTGCTTGGCAGAAtcctcaatctcttcttcatcacTCCTACATTTATATACAAACATGTCAATAATTGTGGAATCAAGTTTTGTCAAAGGGGTTTTCTAGTTGCCTCAAAAGATCATTACATCACCCATGCAAGGATCATCGATGAGAGCTTGTAGAaggtttaaaataaattatagatGATTAATTTTCTAACAATCTGAGGCAGAACTCAATAATTCAAAGGTAATGAGCTTTTATGTGAGCAAACTTTTTCTTATGACAAGTTGCAAGAATTTTAATGAAATTCCGAAAATACAGATAACACCAAGTAACTTCCTCAACCAAATATTGAACTAAAACCAGATCCATGAAACTTACATAAAGTTTTTGCATAAGGATGTGGGCAATGAAAATGTGATGTGCTTTATGATATAAAAATGATGTCAGAATTATTTCATCCTTGTTAATATATGATGCACCCAATATATAACTTTAGCTGTTGTGACATAGATGGATcttatggattttttttttcagttaaatTG
The sequence above is drawn from the Arachis hypogaea cultivar Tifrunner chromosome 4, arahy.Tifrunner.gnm2.J5K5, whole genome shotgun sequence genome and encodes:
- the LOC112796745 gene encoding putative 1-phosphatidylinositol-3-phosphate 5-kinase FAB1C, with product MGIPDSSLLDLIEKLRNWVSWGGSDLSCLSEKFDMLNSGCKMCCECNRNLTEIAQQKYNCKSCGRWLCAKCVRGYDLVPNAESGNNGFGETTIRSCKFCSGANNNNSNRVLKYSEKVHPSASPQESPRQSPEPPSPCFSVESERISSPINTELNQGNHFERYLHDHDCGYYPQSMTRRMSSSGTLASSVSIHQSTIRSDEEEIEDSAKHFHRRSRTYCDNYSDIDSSSFSARHDTYNYNSVGSSPSDSPSRNDFTSSRVGLLVQKGQEKIPGSQHDGPFSQQSTAVLRKPEQGTDYAYNTAYFSDDLSIFRNQNENSQRPLDFENNGLIWFPPAPEDENDDAESNFFAYDDEDDDIGDSGAIFSSSSSLSNIFPTKEKQNEGNKEPLKAVIQGHFRALVSQLLQGEGIKLGKENDPEDWLDIVATIAWQAANFVRPDTSRGGSMDPGDYVKVKCVASGSPSESTLIKGVVCTKNIKHKRMTSQYKKPRLLLLAGALEYQKVPNQLASFDTLLQQENDHLKMIISKIEALRPNVLLVERSVASCAQQYLLAKEISLVLNVKRPLLERIARCTGAHITPSVDSLSKARVGHCDLFRLDKMVEDHETATNFQKKPSKTLMFFEGCPRRLGCTVLLKGTNRADLKKIKHAVQFAVFAAYHLSLETSFLADEGATLPKMIVKHSMDMPEIAAIDADISNSLPSSMCHSEADADLDSKKLGSLDSPSKHLDDHNFHSYTSTMVDYSSTENVLSDSCCSNLTSNLTARPDYLNNCNELEGDTLFSTRDLSQEELQETMVQEEREHGEVVDMTRDKVNEDEFSGEYFSATESNQSILVYFSSHCVSKGTVCERNRLLRIKFYGSFDKPLGRYLRDDLFDLTSCCQFCKEPADAHVLCFTHQQGNLTINVRRLPSVKLPGEKDGKIWMWHRCLRCPLVDGVPPATRRVVMSDAAWGLSFGKFLELSFSNHATANRVATCGHSLQRDCLRFYGYGSMVAFFRYSPIDILSVHLPPSVLEFGHNQEDWTRKEAGELFRKVETLYVEISDALDRLERSVTSHVMGNELSDTCEIHHNILELKDMLQRDRKDYHNVLLSTLETPLPGKMAVDILELNGLRRSLLIGSYVWDHRLYSLDSHIKRSRRFKGKQENESCPEVKEPGIDSFHKDRNVDNVSQQDNHRPLKLHEPDEVHMVGEPDDSLGPCTSEALTCHRDEEETHSDGEVVVNRALSECFPHRESNLSEKIDSAWTGTGTEQPRTKVEPLHTAQSSVLPAGSVRHSFPNDNPPFRRLMQPIRVHSFDSALRVQERIKKVLPSSLHLSTLRSFHASGEYKNMVRDPVSNVFQSYFQMLPWEAQRLNLILSATPSFISSCSHIAEGARLLLPQTHNGDRVIAVYDNEYSSIISYALSSKEHEDWVSGKSDLQDASLTAAREKSREDLATSSFNAWGSLDLDYINYASYMSEDATSSLGSLIRDPKKSSHFQISFGDDSLGAGGRVNFSVTCYFAKQFEALRKKCCSNEVDFLRSLSRCQRWRAQGGKSNVYFAKSLDERFIIKQVTKTELDSFEEFAPQYFKYLMDSLNPGGPTCLAKILGLYQVTIKYPKGGKETRIDVMIMENLFYNRKISRVYDLKGSERSRYNPDTTGTNKVMLDMNLLEALRTKPIFLGSRAKRRLERAVWNDTSFLASVDVMDYSLLVGVDDERKELVLGIIDFMRQYTWDKHLETWVKASGILGGPKNAAPTIVSPKQYKKRFRKAMTTYFLTLPEQWSS